A genomic stretch from Bacillota bacterium includes:
- a CDS encoding EamA family transporter, with translation MGGIIVLIAALGFSLDSIFVRKGLIEENSGNVWDIRFISSLTTFILFVIGIFIAILFGFDLAEEFKLITFPAVLLLIMAGILGPLIGSLLMSMSIGQIGASQASALWGGSNPFFAALLAYFFLGEKPGLIGLFSILLIVIGITVIGYHRYEGTAMLLKKTKLAGGFIALLSGLSFSLSQVSRGAALKMGATPNTAFLVFFFTTAFLLLIITYFKNKGNLKRITSINRKSLYCYIFSGISVLVGAYGLLTAFTLIPVWQAIAIRNIQPLIVIILSWFFLKQVDRINLRLILGAFLVTVGVVILNIY, from the coding sequence AATCGAAGAGAATTCAGGCAACGTCTGGGATATCCGTTTTATATCTTCCTTAACAACATTTATCTTGTTTGTTATCGGAATCTTTATCGCCATTCTATTTGGATTTGATCTTGCTGAGGAATTTAAACTCATCACTTTTCCTGCTGTACTATTACTGATTATGGCTGGAATTCTAGGCCCTCTAATTGGCTCTCTATTGATGAGCATGTCGATCGGCCAGATTGGTGCTTCTCAGGCTTCCGCATTGTGGGGGGGATCCAACCCATTCTTTGCTGCTTTACTCGCTTACTTTTTTCTCGGAGAAAAACCAGGTTTAATTGGACTTTTTTCTATTTTGTTGATCGTAATAGGAATAACAGTTATTGGCTACCATCGTTACGAAGGCACAGCTATGCTTCTGAAAAAAACAAAATTAGCAGGTGGTTTTATTGCGTTGCTGTCTGGATTAAGTTTTTCCCTGTCCCAGGTCAGCCGAGGCGCGGCTTTAAAAATGGGCGCTACTCCAAATACGGCATTCTTAGTATTTTTCTTTACTACCGCTTTTCTTCTTCTTATAATTACTTACTTTAAAAATAAAGGAAATCTGAAACGTATAACGTCTATCAATCGCAAAAGCCTATACTGCTATATTTTTTCCGGCATCAGCGTTCTCGTGGGAGCCTACGGACTTTTAACGGCTTTTACCCTTATTCCAGTCTGGCAGGCTATTGCCATCAGGAATATCCAGCCTCTGATAGTAATTATTTTATCGTGGTTCTTTCTTAAACAGGTCGATAGGATTAATTTACGCCTCATTCTGGGGGCTTTTTTAGTTACAGTCGGCGTGGTTATCTTAAATATCTACTAG